In Lotus japonicus ecotype B-129 chromosome 5, LjGifu_v1.2, one genomic interval encodes:
- the LOC130717204 gene encoding protein CANDIDATE G-PROTEIN COUPLED RECEPTOR 7-like, with protein sequence MAKTASAAAVFLLLLLFLATPSTAEIKSLTITSDTRPMILFEQFGFTHTGHVSIAVSEVSVAASASASQPDPSRLGFFLLSEESLIQVAIEIQQNPSFCVLDSHYITHLFTFRDLSPPPSASFNRSYPVTFPNEFSLFFANCAPDTSVSMAVRTELYNLDNDGSRDYLSAGVTRLPTLFSVFSLAYLAFFAIWVYICYTNRRSFHRIHLLMAALLLMKALNLICAAEDKHYVKVTGTPHGWDVLFYIFQLIRVVLLFTVIVLIGTGWSFLKPFLQEKEKKVLMVVIPLQVLANLASVVIGETGPFIKDWVTWNQVFLLVDVICCCAIIFPIVWSIRSLRETSKTDGKAARNLAKLTLFRQFYIVVIGYLYFTRIIVFALKTITAYKYRWVSNFAEEAASLAFYVVMFYMFQPVEKNEYFVLDEEEEEAAELALREEEFEL encoded by the coding sequence ATGGCCAAAACGGCATCCGCCGCCGCcgtcttcctcctcctcctcctcttcctcgcCACCCCCTCCACGGCGGAGATCAAGTCCCTCACCATAACCTCCGACACCCGCCCCATGATCCTCTTCGAGCAATTCGGATTCACACACACCGGCCACGTCTCCATCGCCGTCTCGGAGGTCTCGGTGGCGGCCTCCGCCTCCGCCTCCCAACCCGACCCCTCCCGCCTAGGGTTCTTCCTCCTCAGCGAGGAGTCGCTCATCCAAGTCGCGATTGAGATCCAGCAAAACCCTTCCTTCTGCGTCCTCGATTCACACTACATCACCCACCTCTTCACCTTCCGCGACCTCTCGCCGCCGCCATCGGCGTCGTTCAACCGCTCCTACCCCGTCACCTTCCCCAACGAGTTCAGCCTCTTCTTCGCCAATTGCGCTCCGGACACCTCCGTCTCCATGGCCGTCCGCACCGAGCTTTACAACCTCGACAATGACGGCTCCCGCGACTACCTCTCCGCCGGGGTAACCCGCCTGCCTACACTCTTCTCCGTGTTCTCCCTCGCCTACCTCGCCTTCTTCGCTATCTGGGTCTACATCTGCTACACCAACCGCCGCTCCTTCCACCGCATCCACCTCCTCATGGCCGCGCTCCTCCTCATGAAGGCACTCAATCTCATCTGCGCCGCGGAGGACAAGCACTATGTGAAAGTCACCGGCACCCCTCACGGCTGGGACGTCCTCTTCTACATCTTCCAGCTCATCCGCGTCGTGCTTCTCTTCACCGTCATTGTCCTCATCGGCACCGGCTGGTCCTTCCTCAAGCCATTCCttcaggagaaggagaagaaggtcCTCATGGTTGTCATCCCCCTGCAGGTTCTCGCCAATCTCGCCTCCGTCGTCATTGGCGAGACTGGACCCTTCATCAAGGATTGGGTCACCTGGAACCAGGTTTTCCTTCTGGTTGATGTCATTTGTTGCTGTGCTATCATCTTCCCCATTGTTTGGTCCATTAGGTCCCTCAGGGAAACTTCCAAGACTGATGGCAAAGCTGCTAGGAACTTGGCCAAGTTAACCCTCTTCAGGCAATTCTATATTGTTGTCATTGGCTACTTGTATTTCACTCGCATTATTGTCTTTGCCCTCAAAACTATCACGGCTTATAAGTACCGGTGGGTCAGTAATTTCGCCGAGGAGGCTGCTAGTCTTGCCTTTTATGTTGTCATGTTCTACATGTTTCAACCGGTGGAGAAGAATGAGTATTTCGTGCTCgacgaggaggaagaagaggcgGCAGAGCTCGCGCTCAGGGAAGAAGAATTTGAGCTTTGA
- the LOC130720123 gene encoding uncharacterized protein LOC130720123 codes for MTSVCISKCVDDARDPRVPVRATYMNLYKWPESDAEFVRSVTSTTGRRVHQGHARVVDSISCRQMYLRSYKFSRKETMPEKTQKCFGRVKEKVAAQGTRRAHHHGGRRRKKCLVWRKMKEISCAALVRIFHRFLSCGASVDVVNQKH; via the coding sequence ATGACCTCGGTTTGCATATCCAAATGTGTGGACGACGCACGTGACCCACGCGTTCCGGTTCGGGCCACTTACATGAATCTTTACAAGTGGCCCGAATCGGACGCGGAGTTTGTGAGGTCGGTGACCTCCACCACCGGGAGAAGGGTCCACCAGGGCCATGCCAGGGTGGTGGACAGCATCTCGTGCAGGCAAATGTACCTGAGAAGCTACAAATTTTCCAGGAAAGAGACCATGCCGGAGAAAACGCAGAAGTGCTTTGGGAGGGTGAAGGAGAAAGTGGCGGCGCAGGGAACTAGAAGGGCTCATCATCACGGTGGTAGGAGGAGAAAGAAGTGTTTGGtttggaggaaaatgaaagaaatcTCATGTGCTGCTTTGGTTAGGATTTTCCACAGGTTCTTGTCTTGCGGCGCTAGTGTAGATGTTGTGAATCAAAAACATTGA